Genomic window (Pseudomonas hydrolytica):
CCGGCACGCGCCAGCCGCGCGGCCCACAGGCTGCCCAGGCTGCCGGCGCCCAGTACATGCCAGGTCATGGCAGCGGCAGGCGCGTGGCCGCGACCCGACCGCTGGCGTAGGACTCCGGCAGCAGGTTCTCGGCGTGCTGCAGCAGTTGCTCGGGGGTAGCGGGCAGGGCCTTGGCATCCAGGCCGACCAGGCTGATGCCGGCCTTGAGGGTGATGAAGCCCTCGCTGGTCTTGAAGGCCTTCAGGTTGAGGCCTTCATGCAGACGCTTGAAGCTGCTCGGGGAGCATTCATGCAGGTCTTCGAGCAGGGTGATCAGGCCGAAGTGGTTTTCGTCCAGCCGGGTCAGCACGTCCAGCGGGCGCACCAGCTGTTGCAGACGGCGTGCCACGCCATGCAGCAGTTCGTTGTAGAAGCGGTCGCCATACTGGCTGCGCAGCTGGCCGGCCTCCTGCAGGCCGATCAGCAGGTAGCACACCGCACCGCCGCGCGACTCGATCTGGCGCAGGCTGTCGGTGAGCTTCTGGCGCAGATAGCGCGGGTTGCCCAGCCCTGTGAGCGGGTCGACCAGATTGCGCCGCTCCAGGCTGGCGATGTTCTGCGTCAGCATGCGGTTTTCCTGCAGCAGGCGCTGCAGGGTGTTGCACAGGCGGTCGGCGGCGTAGACGCGCGGCACCAGTTGCTCGTTCATCGCTGCCTTGCTGATGAAATCGTCGACGCCGCGGTCGAAGGCCTCGCCCAGCACGTTCTCGCCTTCCTTGCCGGTGAGCAGAATGACGTAGGTGTAATGGTCGGCGGTTTCGTCCAGCTGGCGCACCCGGGCGGTCAGCTCGAGGCCGTCAATCTCCGGCATCAGCCAGTCGGCCAGCAGCACGCTGGCGGGGCGCTGTTCGAGCAGTTGCAGGGCCTCGGCGGCGCTGCTGGCGAAGCGTACGTCCTGATAGCCGGCCTGGCTCAATGCGCGACCGATCATGGCGCTGGAGAACTTGGCGTCGTCCACCACCAGGATGCTGAGATGGGGGTTTGGCATGGGGCAGGCTCGCAGGCAGGGAGGAAGGACGCCAAACGGCGTTTTACAGACTGGTTATAATGGGCCCGCCATAGTTATCGTCAAGTCAGGCGCGTTCACTCCGTGAAGAGGATCGCGCCGTCCATCAGGAGCACGCTCATGCCTTCTTTCGACGTGGTGTCGGAACTGGACAAACACGAACTGACCAACGCGGTCGACAATGCCATCAAGGAGCTCGATCGCCGCTTCGATCTGCGCGGCAAGTGCAGCATCGAGAGCAAGGACAAGACCCTTACCCTGACTGCCGAGGCCGAGTTCATGCTCGAGCAGATGCTCGACATCGTGCGCAGCAGCCTGATCAAGCGCAAGATCGATTGCCAGTGCATGGAGGCCAAGGACCCCTATGCTTCCGGCAAGGTGATGAAGCAGGAGGTGACCTTCCGCGAAGGCATCGACAAGGAGCTGGCGAAGAAGATCGTCGCCCACATCAAGGATGCCAAGCTCAAGGTGCAGGCCGCCATCCAGGGCGAGCAGGTGCGCGTCACCGGCAAGAAGCGCGACGACCTGCAGGAAGCCATCGCTCTGCTGCGTGGTCACGAGTTCGGCATGCCGCTGCAGTACAACAACTTCCGCGATTGAACCTTTGCGGCGCCCAAGCGTCGCAGACCCTGTCTGATAGCATTCTGACCGCCATGGCATGCCATGGCGGTTTCGTTTCATGTACGGGAAACAGGAGCACCCTATGGAGATGAACGTCGACGAACTGGTGAAAATGTCCGAGGCCTGGCTGCCCGTGGTGCTGGAGTACAGCGGCAAGCTGACCCTGGCGGTGATCACCCTGCTGATCGGCTGGTGGCTGATCGGTCGGCTGACCGCCAGCATCGGGCGTCTGCTCGAGGCGCGGCGCGTGGATCGGGCGCTGAGCAGCTTTATCGGCAGCCTGGTGAGCATCGTGCTGAGGGTGCTGCTGCTGATCAGCGTAGCCTCGATGATCGGCGTGGAGACCACCTCCTTCATCGCCATGATCGGTGCCGCGGGTCTGGCCATCGGCCTGGCCCTGCAGGGCAGCCTGGCCAACTTCGCCGGCGGCGTGCTGATCATGCTGTTTCGCCCGTTCCGCGCCGGTGACTGGATCGAGGCGCAGGGCGTGTCCGGCAGCGTCGACAGCATCCAGATCTTCCACACCACGCTCAAGACCGCCGACAACAAGGTGGTGATCGTGCCCAATGGCGCGCTGTCCAACGGCCACATCACCAATTTTTCGCGCGAGCCGCGGCGCCGTGCCGACATCAATATCGGCATCGATTATTCCAGCGACATCAAGCGCGCCCGTGAGGTGCTGCTGGAGATCGCGCAGGATCCGCGCGTGCACCTCGAGCCGGCGCCGGTGGTGTTCGTCACCGGCCTGGGTGACAGCGCGGTGAATCTGTCGCTGCGCGTGTGGGTGGCGACGGGGGATTTCTGGCCGGTGACCTTCGCCTTCACCGAACTGGCCAAGGAGCGCCTGACCGAAGCCGGCATCGGCATTCCGTTCCCGCAACGGGTGGTGCATCTGGCCAAGGCCGATTGACACCGGACTGGCAAGTTGGTGTGTTCTGCGCGTAGCGCTATTTATCGCTGGGCCAAGATCATTAGCGTGGCGATCTTGTGTACTGGTTTCGCCCCTCACGGGCGAGTCACTTTCTCTTGCTTGCCCAAGAGAAAGTAACCAAAGAGAAGGGCACCCCAACATCCGGCCCCGGCTACGCCGGGGTTCCCTCGCTCCATCACCGCTCCAGGGGCACGCCGCGAAGGGCCATCCCTGGCCCATCGCGGCTCTCGCGACATCCATGTCGCTCAACCCCTTCCACAGTGATTCCACTCGGCCTCCTGAAGGGGAATTGGGCGTCGTCTGTGAGGTCGCGATGTAGGAGCAGAGCAGAGGCACATGTGAGGGGGTTAGAGGTATGGCACAGGGAGGGGGTGGCCGGAAGATGCCGGGGAAAGCCGGAAGAGCCCGGATGACGCGGGGTGTGGGCGGGCTGCTTGTGCCAAAGCAGCGCGAAGTAGAAACGGGCCGTTTTTTGGAGTGGTGGCCGGATTTCGCGAATGCTTTGGCATTGCAGCCTTAGACCATCCAGCCCCCCGCCCATACCACGCGGCCGATGATATGCAGCTCGGCCAGGCGATCCCTGGGCACGATGATCGGTTGGTACTCCTTGTTGTGGCTGATCACGCGCACCGAGCCATCGAAGTCGCGCTGCAGGCGCTTTGCATAGAGATGGTCATCAAGCATCACCACATAGACACCCTCACCCTCAAGCGCATTGCGGCTCAGGTCGATCATTACGGTGTCGCCATCTTCCAGCAGGCCGGTCATCGAGTCGCCGTCTACACGCAGGCAGGCCAGGTCAGAGGGCGTCAGGCCCTTCTTGCGCAAGCTGTAGCGCGTGAAGGACAGCTCCACCAGAACGCGGCTGCGTTCATTCCAGGCGCCGCTGCCTGCACTGCAGCGGGCGTCATACAGCGGGACGTAGGCATACACATCGTCATCCTTGACCTGGGGTGCTTGCCTTTCAACCTCATTCCCTTTGCCCGTCATCAGCCATACCAGGCTCACGCCAGTGCACTCAGCCAGAGTGATCAGCATTTTTCGGGTGGGCTCACCTCCCTTCAGATATCGCTGAATCCCGCTCTGGGAGATCCCCGACCTCTTCGCTAAAGCGTTAGCACTACCCGCTATCTGCACCAGCCTTTGCAGGCGTTGCAGGAAGGCATCTGCGCTTTCAGCTTCGGCATTCGAACTTGAAAGCCGCATGGCTTCGTCAGTTTCAAGTTTCAACTTAGCGCAACCTATTGATTTATAAGGATTTAACTCTTTAGAGCGTAAAAACAAACCCCAAAGAACCAATTGCCTAACCTGAAAGCGTTTACTTTCATGTTCTATAGCGCTATGTTTATGCCGTAAGACACGTTAAACATCACCACATGACCACCCCGCCAGGCGGTCTTTGGATCACGACATGAACACAGCGGAAATCCCATCTGACCCAGCTCTGCGCTGGGAGTGGATCAAGTTCCAGCTACGGGCCAAAGGCACGTCGCTGGCGAAACTGGCGCGCGAGCAGCACGTCACCGGGCCAGCCCTGAAGAACGTAAAGCGCACGCCCTACCCACGTATGGAGCGCGTTATCGCTAAAGCACTAGGCATTACCGTCCAGGCGCTGTGGCCAGAACGCTGGGATGCCAATGGCAACCCCAATCGTCAGCGCCCCAAGCGCCCGGAGGCTATGTCCGCGCGTATGCAAAAGCATAACGCAGCTTATGACCTT
Coding sequences:
- a CDS encoding YajQ family cyclic di-GMP-binding protein, with the protein product MPSFDVVSELDKHELTNAVDNAIKELDRRFDLRGKCSIESKDKTLTLTAEAEFMLEQMLDIVRSSLIKRKIDCQCMEAKDPYASGKVMKQEVTFREGIDKELAKKIVAHIKDAKLKVQAAIQGEQVRVTGKKRDDLQEAIALLRGHEFGMPLQYNNFRD
- a CDS encoding mechanosensitive ion channel family protein translates to MEMNVDELVKMSEAWLPVVLEYSGKLTLAVITLLIGWWLIGRLTASIGRLLEARRVDRALSSFIGSLVSIVLRVLLLISVASMIGVETTSFIAMIGAAGLAIGLALQGSLANFAGGVLIMLFRPFRAGDWIEAQGVSGSVDSIQIFHTTLKTADNKVVIVPNGALSNGHITNFSREPRRRADINIGIDYSSDIKRAREVLLEIAQDPRVHLEPAPVVFVTGLGDSAVNLSLRVWVATGDFWPVTFAFTELAKERLTEAGIGIPFPQRVVHLAKAD
- a CDS encoding XRE family transcriptional regulator, with amino-acid sequence MKLETDEAMRLSSSNAEAESADAFLQRLQRLVQIAGSANALAKRSGISQSGIQRYLKGGEPTRKMLITLAECTGVSLVWLMTGKGNEVERQAPQVKDDDVYAYVPLYDARCSAGSGAWNERSRVLVELSFTRYSLRKKGLTPSDLACLRVDGDSMTGLLEDGDTVMIDLSRNALEGEGVYVVMLDDHLYAKRLQRDFDGSVRVISHNKEYQPIIVPRDRLAELHIIGRVVWAGGWMV
- a CDS encoding helix-turn-helix domain-containing protein, producing the protein MNTAEIPSDPALRWEWIKFQLRAKGTSLAKLAREQHVTGPALKNVKRTPYPRMERVIAKALGITVQALWPERWDANGNPNRQRPKRPEAMSARMQKHNAAYDLGHRKTGTDK